A window of bacterium genomic DNA:
TGCACTTGTAAAAGAGTATGATATTCCTGTTTTTGCAAAGCGTGCTGAAGATAAAGATACTTACTATGATCATATAAGAACTGCAATTGAACATCACCCGAATGTAACAATGGATGACGGTGCTGATCTTGTATCCACTATTCATTTTGAGCATGCTGAACAGGCAGAAGAGATTATGGGAAGTATGGAAGAGACAACAACAGGAGTTATCAGACTGCGGGCAATGGAGCATGACGGTGCTTTAAAAATTCCCGTAGCAGCGGTGAATGATGCTAAAACAAAAAATCTGTTTGATAACAGATACGGTACAGGTCAGTCTACAGTTGATGGCATTATACGTGCTACGGATATTCTTCTTGCAGGAAAGAACGTAGTGGTTGCGGGATACGGCTGGTGCGGTAGAGGTTTCGCACAGAGATGCAAGGGTATGGGCTCTAATGTGATTGTTACGGAAGTTGATCCTATCAAGGGAATTGAAGCTGCAATGGATGGATTCAGAGTTATGCCTATGGCTGAAGCTGCAAAAATAGGAGACCTTTTCTGCACATTAACAGGTGATATTCATGTTATCAGAAAAGAACACTTTGAAGTAATGAAAGATGGTGCTATAGTTGCAAATTCAGGGCATTTTAATGTCGAAATAGATACGGA
This region includes:
- a CDS encoding adenosylhomocysteinase, with product MKYDISDINLAEKGKRRIEWAEHDMPVLGMIRERYLKEKPFKGMRMSCCLHVTAETANLVRTLKAGGADVLLVASNPLSTQDDVAAALVKEYDIPVFAKRAEDKDTYYDHIRTAIEHHPNVTMDDGADLVSTIHFEHAEQAEEIMGSMEETTTGVIRLRAMEHDGALKIPVAAVNDAKTKNLFDNRYGTGQSTVDGIIRATDILLAGKNVVVAGYGWCGRGFAQRCKGMGSNVIVTEVDPIKGIEAAMDGFRVMPMAEAAKIGDLFCTLTGDIHVIRKEHFEVMKDGAIVANSGHFNVEIDTDALKSLAKDVKNVRNHVDGYILENGRTVYLLAEGRLINLAAAEGHPASVMDMSFSTQALMAEW